In Lolium rigidum isolate FL_2022 chromosome 3, APGP_CSIRO_Lrig_0.1, whole genome shotgun sequence, the genomic window GTGAATCAGTGAACTTCGTTTCTGCTTTTATGTAGCTGGTGAGAGCATCAGAGAGTCGCTAGATATGTTGAAGGCGAATTTTCATGAAGCCGAATCTCCTGATGTGAAGCCTGTGTGGCAGGACACGCCATCGCAGACAGTTGATGGTGCTGAGGAGGTTACGCAGAAACACAACGCACAAGCGCAGCTGGATAAGTATGCGGAGGAACATGGCACCATCATTGCTCAACACCAGCAGAAGTTTCGTAGGTACAGCAGGAGGAAAGCATCGAAGGTGGGGAATGTACAGGCTGCTGCTGCAGCTCACCCAGATGATCTTCCTGATGAACCATGTGCGGCCAAAAGGAAGGCTCCATGGAACTCACCACAGGAGTCACCTGCCGCTGTGACACAACGTGTTTCACCTGCTGGTGCGACACCTCGACGTAGCCTCCGTGTTGCCGCGACCAGCTATGCTACCACGACTTCTCACCATTCTCCGTCTCCTGGGGAAATGAGGCTTGTTAAGTGGCGCCATACGTTGGACGAAACGTATGTTCCCGACGCTGATTCAGATGTTGCGGTGGAGGATGCTGGTGCAGCTAGTCAGCATGTTGATGACAAGGTGAGAATCTTTCCTTTCTGTTTGGTATTTctatatgtttttttcttttttgatgtGAAATTTTGCAACTGAGAATATAGTGAACTTCTGTGTTTAGTATTATTAACCTTGAACTAGATTGCTGTGAACTTCTACCTTTTGTATGTTGCTATATTGATTGTGTGTTTCTACAGTCAGTATACATTTCCGCTTACTTTTAGTCTTTTTGTTCATTTTTCTTTTGCCTATTTTTGTTGTTGGTTTGCAGCTTATCACCAATAAAAGGCAGAGAGTTGCTGCAGTTCCTAGTGCTTCAGATGGGAAGAATCCTGGCAACAAGAAGAAAGCAAGAGCGTTGGAGAGGCCACATGGTCAGAAGAACAAGGCTGAAGCAGCGGATGCCTCCACAGATCGCTTCCAGCAAACTGTTCGCTGTTCTCTTGGAGAAGTTCGTGAGGCGGTCAAGCTGCTGCAGGAATGTCACAGAGTGAAGGTCCGAGAAGCTGGATTCGGATGTGTGTTTGATTGGGTTCTGGAGGGTAATGTATCCCGTGTCCTCATTTGCCATCTCATGACGAAGATTGATACTTATACGATGAAGATCCAATGCGGGTCTGGTAAGATTCTGGATGTTAACAGAGAGGCAGTTCACCACGTTTTTGGATTCCCCATAGGAGGTGATACAGCTCCAAGGCCCTCGGACAGCGGCCATGGTGCTTCATTGGCGAAGCTGAAGGAAGAACTTGGGTTTGAGAGGACTGGCAGCATTCAGACCAAAGACCTTCGCAGCCTGCTAGCTAAATTAGTTAAGGACGGGACAAAAATTGATTTAGCAGTGAAGGTTTTCTTTTCAATACTGTATAACAAACTTATCTGTCCTGGGTCGACAGTTCGTCTCGGAAGGGAGGCTGCAATGCTTGTTGATatgaactacaagaagatggctacaATGGACTTCTGTCAGCTAGTTGTTGATGATTTGAAGCGAGCTGCTGAGAAGTATCAGAATTCAGATGTCAACCAGGCTGGTCTTGAAGGATGTGGCGTTATTCTTGTAGTGATGTATCTGGACAGCTGCTACTCAGTCAATCATTCTGTCATGCATCGCCGGACTCCTCGCGCAAGTTTTTTGCACCAGAAACCTTTGAGAGACATTTATAACCTAGACCAGATTAGGAGTGGTGGAAGTGATCTGTCTGCATA contains:
- the LOC124704509 gene encoding uncharacterized protein LOC124704509 → MGRAAPGRRGRRDPRSTAGVGARPQGLGFLQASTGNLGGITDDVDCDAGDGFAYLVAAAGIGAGESIRESLDMLKANFHEAESPDVKPVWQDTPSQTVDGAEEVTQKHNAQAQLDKYAEEHGTIIAQHQQKFRRYSRRKASKVGNVQAAAAAHPDDLPDEPCAAKRKAPWNSPQESPAAVTQRVSPAGATPRRSLRVAATSYATTTSHHSPSPGEMRLVKWRHTLDETYVPDADSDVAVEDAGAASQHVDDKLITNKRQRVAAVPSASDGKNPGNKKKARALERPHGQKNKAEAADASTDRFQQTVRCSLGEVREAVKLLQECHRVKVREAGFGCVFDWVLEGNVSRVLICHLMTKIDTYTMKIQCGSGKILDVNREAVHHVFGFPIGGDTAPRPSDSGHGASLAKLKEELGFERTGSIQTKDLRSLLAKLVKDGTKIDLAVKVFFSILYNKLICPGSTVRLGREAAMLVDMNYKKMATMDFCQLVVDDLKRAAEKYQNSDVNQAGLEGCGVILVVMYLDSCYSVNHSVMHRRTPRASFLHQKPLRDIYNLDQIRSGGSDLSAYIFGKLAWKGRNDIVYSYRLPVEELWTGCSVPSSARSSEHVDSDHEPLTRSQPEFLVTQASVLDTGSTPPSTLKSGGSRPISVMNKIVQLLQKVEDLSRSAPSIDDRLSRISGLFPPGHGPSTEAVKQVADHEASVLDSFTTAVSYLRKGFVDLGMKQDAVCREYEREAVSIERQMKQQHADKAKAVVVTGDDDDDDFVPRAACKFTSKDVSKDVPVSLPSVSYVTRSGLVRGGIHRDKLTPGRNDSPSSKKSRKMKRKMIT